The Chryseobacterium aureum genome contains a region encoding:
- a CDS encoding Crp/Fnr family transcriptional regulator, whose product MPQEQQIAIEERFARVFNDKSFKERLSSADFEKYINGKKKLSFQKHETIFEDGETPKGVFVIEKGAAKLSKSGAFGKDQILRFIKEGDIIGYRSLLCGENFQAKAEAMTDIECVFLPADIFMYLLEVDPQLSFVMLQKISYELGESSNTITFLAQKTVRERLAEILLLLEQKLGVDPEGFIKISLTREEIANIIGTATESAIRLISEFKQDNLIEVDGRNIKILNHDKLMKLGHVVL is encoded by the coding sequence ATGCCGCAGGAACAACAGATAGCAATTGAAGAGAGGTTCGCCAGAGTTTTTAATGATAAATCATTTAAAGAAAGACTTTCTAGCGCAGATTTTGAGAAATACATTAATGGCAAAAAGAAACTGAGTTTTCAGAAACATGAAACCATTTTCGAGGATGGCGAAACTCCAAAAGGAGTATTTGTTATTGAAAAAGGTGCCGCCAAACTTTCGAAATCAGGAGCGTTCGGGAAAGATCAGATTTTAAGATTTATCAAAGAAGGGGATATCATCGGCTATCGTTCTTTGCTTTGCGGGGAAAACTTCCAGGCCAAAGCAGAAGCCATGACAGATATTGAATGTGTTTTTTTACCCGCAGATATCTTTATGTATCTTCTAGAGGTAGATCCACAGCTGTCTTTCGTAATGCTTCAGAAAATCTCATACGAATTAGGAGAATCTTCCAATACCATTACTTTCCTTGCTCAGAAGACAGTAAGAGAAAGGCTGGCAGAAATTCTGCTGCTTCTGGAGCAGAAGCTGGGCGTAGATCCTGAAGGCTTTATCAAGATCTCATTAACAAGAGAAGAGATTGCCAATATCATCGGTACTGCTACAGAAAGTGCCATCCGTCTGATCTCAGAATTCAAACAGGATAATCTGATTGAAGTGGACGGAAGAAATATCAAGATCTTAAATCACGACAAACTCATGAAACTCGGTCACGTAGTTTTATAA